In Nicotiana tabacum cultivar K326 chromosome 11, ASM71507v2, whole genome shotgun sequence, a single window of DNA contains:
- the LOC142165946 gene encoding uncharacterized protein LOC142165946 — protein sequence MEEEAESFVAKFDKCQRYDNNMHRPAELLHLVIAPWTFMKWGMDIVGPLPQAKSKQIKRITSTPYHPVGDGQAESMNKVIINNLKKKLEESKGNWPEVLPGVLWAYRTTTKTNTGETLFSLIYGAEALIPIEIRELSMRYTRATEESNEEKIQVNLDLLEERRETGLIRMASQKQVIECYYNRKARLRYFKIGDYVLKKVFQSMRVANARKLSRNWEGPYKIHGITGKGAYELETLDGKILPSNWNVVHLKKYYF from the exons atggaagaagaggcggaaAGCTTCGTGGCTAAATttgacaaatgccaaagatatGACAACAACATGCATCGACCAGCTGAATTGTTACATCTAGTTATTGCACCATGGACttttatgaagtgggggatggatattgtaggtccactaccacaagccaAAAGCaag caaattaaaaggattacctcGACACCTTACCATCCGGTGGGTgatggacaagctgaatcaatgaataaagtcattataaacaatctaaagaAAAAACTGGAGGAATCAAAGGGCAATTGGCCAGAGGTACTACCCGGAGTCTTGTGGGCTTatcgaacaacaacaaaaacaaatacGGGAGAAACACTATTTTCACTTATATACGGtgctgaagccttaattccaaTCGAAATTAGGGAGCTAAGTATGAGATATACCCGAGCTACTGAAGAGTCAAACGAAGAAAAGATACAGGTAAACCTGGATTTACTTGAAGAAAGGAGGGAAACCGGATTAATAAGGATGGCATCACAAAAACAAGTTATTGAGTGTTATTACAATCGGAAAGCTCGTctcagatacttcaagattggggactacgTACTCAAGAAAGTTTTCCAATCCATGAGGGTAGCCAATGCAAGAAAGTTGAGTCGAAATTGGGAAGGGCCTTACAAGATTCATGGTATCacaggaaaaggagcatacgagcttGAAACTTTGGATGGCAAGATTCTACCTTcaaattggaatgttgttcatttaaAGAAATACTACTTCTAA